From Neofelis nebulosa isolate mNeoNeb1 chromosome 14, mNeoNeb1.pri, whole genome shotgun sequence:
AGGCTCAGTCTTTAAAAGGAAATGCTGAGACTGAATCTGTAGGAAGAGATACCAAGTATCAGCCGTCGAGGATCACAGGAGAGAGGGACTCTCCTGGAGCAGTGGAAGGTACTGAGAATCCACAAACTGCCAGAGAGATGAAACCTCTAGGAACAGCGGAGAAAGTTCCTCCTCTGGAAGCAGCTAGAGAGCCACAACCTCAAGAAGCAGTGGGAAAGGGTGAACAGACCCAGCTCCCAAAAACAGTTCCCAAGGTGAATGAATCTCCAGAAGGATTGGAAGGGGGTCAGTTTGTGGAAATGGCTGGAGAGCAGAAACTTCAAGAAACATTGGGAAAAGATGAGCAATCCCAACTTCTAGAAACAATTCCCAAAGAGAGTGAATCTCCAGAAACATTGGAAGGAAGCCAGTTTGTGGAAACAGCTGGAGAGCGGCAACTTCAAGAAACAGTGATAAAAGATGAGCAATCCCAACTTCTAGAAACAATTCCCAAGGAGAATGAAACACCAGAAGTATTGGAGGAAAGTCAGTTTGTGGAAACAGCTGTAAACAATGATTTGCTCCATAAAACTCCTGAAGGTCTAGGAAACATGGAGCAGATTCAACCTGAAGGAATAGTTGGAAGCCTGGAGCATCCAGTGGGAATTCTAGAAACAGGAGCTAATATGGAAACGGTCAGGAAAATTCACACTAATGAAGAGGACCAACACATTGAAGGTAAAAGTGATGTTGTCCAAAATTCAGGGTTGTTTAGATGTGCTACATAAGAGATCATCCCTGGGGATCTCTATTTCAGGGGTTTGAACTTCATTTTACCCAAATCAAAAAGACTTCCATACCTGAAAAACAAGCTCTTAGCTTTCTAGCAAAAATTTTCTAAACCATAGTCTGTGTCTGAAATTTTTAACCTGGAGTTTCATTGTTGAATACACTTGGATGTTGAAGGCAACATGTTAAAATTTCTGAGTTTTTCCGAGTTCGCTTTTCATCAGGCCCCATGGAGGGTACGAGGATCCAAAGTAAAGACGAATAGGTGGTTAGTGGGGGAATTAAGCTTCTAATGAAAGAATACCCACATAATGGATCTTAGACTATagttttcatctttgccaatcttATCCTTAGAAAATTATGGTCAGTCTGCTTGTGTCCTCATATAGTCCTCTTGTCTTTCTGGGAAGACTGGAGAAAATGTATTATGTCTtggtaaaatgtgtttttaaaatgtacctcACCAGCATAAAACAAACGGTATCCATACTGTTCTTTATtagaattataatttaaaaataacatttcttctgGGACATGATTTACATTTTGGTAAATTTTAGCTTCATACTACAGCATAATTAAATAAAGCACACATCTGTCTGTTTcttgattcatttattattaccccagcagttttttgttttttttttttaatttttttttcaacgttttttatttatttttgggacagagagagacagagcatgaacgggggaggggcagagagagagggagacacagaatcggaaacaggctccaggctccgagccatcagcccagagcctgacgcggggctcgaactcacggaccgcgagatcgtgacctggctgaagtcggacgcttaaccgactgcgccacccaggcgcccctattacccCAGCAGTTTTTGAGTGCTAATCATATGCCAAGTTCTAGGGGTACAGGAGATAGGCCCTGTCCTCACAGTGGTCATAGGCTAGCGGGAAGAAGGCAGAATGGAAACAAGTTACCACAATCTATCGAGGTAAGTGCTTTAATGAAGGTGTAGAAAAGTGCTCCAGGAAAAACAGGGGAGATGTACTTGTTGCACTAGGGTTAGCAAACTCAAGTCATTAGGGCCTAGGATAATGACCGTGAGTGAAGCGAGGGGCACATGTTATGGCATG
This genomic window contains:
- the ERICH5 gene encoding glutamate-rich protein 5; this translates as MGCSSSAVNKAGDGNRLRSEESESCFAQPKPHTPGKESSTLYGKVQKESPPPLEKLKISAASTANGVKSLWEQPLADDTTDPPGPTEDTQPLEGPRESEPLQPHVKDDTPRAGEKNDTEAVTEAQSLKGNAETESVGRDTKYQPSRITGERDSPGAVEGTENPQTAREMKPLGTAEKVPPLEAAREPQPQEAVGKGEQTQLPKTVPKVNESPEGLEGGQFVEMAGEQKLQETLGKDEQSQLLETIPKESESPETLEGSQFVETAGERQLQETVIKDEQSQLLETIPKENETPEVLEESQFVETAVNNDLLHKTPEGLGNMEQIQPEGIVGSLEHPVGILETGANMETVRKIHTNEEDQHIEGETGEKVETEMEDEKVSEGTGTKEEETGEAVDLSAAM